In Brienomyrus brachyistius isolate T26 chromosome 14, BBRACH_0.4, whole genome shotgun sequence, the following proteins share a genomic window:
- the LOC125707538 gene encoding protein yippee-like 5 — protein sequence MGRIFLDHIGGTRLFSCANCDTILTNRSELISTRFTGATGRAFLFNKVVNLQYSEVQDRVMLTGRHMVRDVSCKNCNSKLGWIYEFATEDSQRYKEGRVILERALVRESEGFEEHVPSDNS from the exons ATGGGGCGGATCTTCTTGGACCACATCGGCGGAACGCGCCTCTTCTCCTGTGCCAACTGTGACACGATCCTGACCAACCGATCTGAGCTCATCTCCACACGCTTCACTGGAGCCACGGGCCGCGCCTTCCTCTTTAACAAG GTGGTGAACCTGCAGTACAGCGAGGTGCAGGACCGTGTCATGCTGACAGGCCGGCACATGGTGCGTGATGTCAGTTGCAAGAATTGCAACAGCAAGCTGGGCTGGATCTATGAGTTTGCCACGGAAGACAGCCAGCGCTACAAGGAGGGCCGTGTCATTCTGGAGAGGGCGCTGGTCCGGGAAAGCGAGGGCTTTGAGGAGCACGTCCCCTCTGATAATTCCTGA